From Deinococcus ruber:
CACGGTGTGCCGGTATCAGGGCGCGGCCAAGGGACTCTCTCCGGTGGCGCAGGCACGGCAGGCGGCCCAGGCCGAGGTGGAGCGCTTCAACCGCTACCGGCTGAAGCCCGACGCCGGACTGAAACTCAACCAGATCGAAGGCCTGCTGCACACCTACGAGAACCAGTACGACGGCATCAACGTCATCGGCCGGGAGAGCACCACGCTGCTGCTCAAAGACGGCACGGCGTACCTGAACCTCCGCTGGAGCCCGCATGACCTCGACGTGGCTGCGTCCCGAAACGGCGAACCGCAGGCCTGGACAAAATGGCGCCGGCAGGGGGGCGGCTACGAGCTCCTCAGCGCTGGTCACTGGACGTCCTTGAACGGCACGCTCGGGGTTCCTGCCGGTCAGAACGAAGTCCTGAGCGGCAGCTACCAATTCATCTCCAGCTACACGTCCGGAACCCTGATGAATGGCGCCACGGCGACCACCCGGGAGGCCTACACCTTCACGTCCGGTCGACAGTACAGCCAGACGAGCAGCAGCGGTGTGGCGGGCACCCTGAATACCGGCGCCATGGTCACGACGAGCGCGGCGTCGAGTCCAGCAGACTTCACGTCAGGTACCTACGTGTTCAAGGGATACACCCTGGAGTTCCGGAGCAGGAGTGGTCAGACGAGCCGGACGTATGCGTTCTTCTGGACGAAGGACAAGAAGAGCCTGATGATCGGCGGTCAAACGTATACGCGGGAATAGCGGTTCTTCACCGGTTCGGGGCAGCGTGAACTGACCGGGGACGTGCCGGGCCGAAGAGCGTCCATCTCACCGGGGTTCGACCGGCCGCACGGCATCGGTGCGGGCCGGACTTCAAATGCACGAAACGGAAACGCCGGACCCGCAGAGCCCAGGCCAGAAAGGGCAGCGTCGGGTGGAACATGCTGTCCATGCGCCCATACGGATCATCCCGTCCTGGCCGGATCTTGGTCGGCACGTCGGGCTGGACCGACCGTCACTGGCGAGGGACGGATTCTCCCGCCGGGCTGGTGCAGCGGCGGGAAAACATACCTGGCAGGGCAGCTGCTGAGGGTAGAGGTCAACGGCTCCTTCGACGCCCTCCAAAAGCAGGCAACCTACGCTTCTTGACGTACCAGCGTTGCATTCGCACGAGGGGGCAGTGAGCAGTCACCTTAGAGCATTGAACGCGTTCTTAAGGGCCATTTGAAGACGCCCTCCGAATTGACAACCCCAGGTTACAGGTGAAAGGAACGGCGATGTCGGCGAAACGCATCCACGTGCTCTGGCCTTGGCAGGATCCACCCGTCCGAATCCCCTCTCACCCTCACGACGGACTCGCTCGCACCCTCTCCTCGACGCAGCGCATGCAGTTAACGCAGACATGATCGCTCTCCGCTCGTGGAGGATCATCTGCCGGCTCCAGGGCACGCTGAACACACTGCAGATTGTTCAATGTTTCCTGAGCGTCCACACGCCGCCTCCCGCCATTCATGCACCGTAAACTGTCAGAAGCGAATCAGGTACACACTGTTATGCTGTCAACAAATGACGGCCCCCACATCCCCACTGCGCACACTCCGACTTGAACGCGGATGGACCCTGCGTCAGCTCGCCCTTCAGGTGCAAACAAGTGTGGCGTGTCTCTCCGATCTGGAGCGCGGCAAAGGCGCACACGCGGACGTCATCGTCCGGCTCGCCCAGCTGTATCAAGTCCCGCCGCACGTCCTGTTTCAGACGCTTCCCCCAGGTCTGGCTGAACTGGTGGCCCATCCAGACACAGACTTCTCGCCAGCGTGGATTCAGACCCTCTGCCGCCTGGAATTCCGCCGTGGCCATGATCTCAGTGCACAGGCGTGGTGGACACTCTCGGAAACCCTTCGGCAGTCGTTGCCATGACGACCCCTTTGACTCAACTCCCCATCTTCGACGAGGGCTCATGACCGCGGTCGACACACACGCCCGACGCCCGCACACGCCCGTGCAGGTGGTGTGGTTCAAGAAGGATCTGCGCGTCCACGATCATCAACCACTGCTCGAGGCGGCCGCCCGAGGCCCCGTGCTCCCGCTGTACATTTACGAGCCCGAGCAACTCAACCATCCGGAATTCGGCGGCCATCATCTGCACTATCTCAACCAGTGCCTCGCCGAGCTGAACGACGCGCTGGGTTCCCTCGGCTCCCCCCTGATCTGTCGACACGGCGAAGCAGTCCAAGTCCTTGAGGCGCTGCACCACGAAGTTGGTGCGTTTACCCTGTGGGCACACGAAGAGACCGGCAATGGCGTCAGCGACCAGCGAGACCGCCGAGTTCGTGCGTGGTGCCGCGCACGAGGGCTCCCCTTCACCGAGACGCCGCAGAACGGGGTGGTGCGGCGCATGGTCAACCGTGACGGCTGGGCGGATACCTGGGAAGCCCGTCTGGGTGTCCCTCCGCTCCCCAGTCCTGACCACCTCACACCCGTTGACCTGCCGGCCAGCGGCCTCCTGACCCACACGGATCTGGCATTTGCACCCAACCGCAAGACCATCCCTCAGGGTGGCCGTCACACCGCCGAAGCCACCCTGGCGAGCTTCCTCAGCGCCAGGGGTGTTGGGTACCAGGCTGAGATGAGCAGTCCCCTGACTGCCGAAGACAGTTGCTCCCGGCTCAGCGCTCCCTTGGCCTTCGGGACGCTCAGCCTGCGAGAAGTCGTGCAGGCCACCCGTCAGCGCCTCGCTGCCGTCAGCGGGGACCGAGACGCTGACCCGCGCTGGGTGCGGTCCCTGCGGGCCTTCGAGAGCCGCCTGCACTGGCATTGTCACTTCATACAGCGCCTGGAGTCCGAACCTGACATGGAGTTCCGGCCCCTCAACCGGGCCTTCGATCAGCTGCGCCCCGACTGGCATCAACTGCGCTATGACCGCTGGGCCGCCGGACAGACCGGGTATCCCTTGCAGGATGCGTGCATGCGGATGCTTGAGGCGACCGGATGGCTGAATTTCCGCATGCGGGCCATGACCATCTCCTTTGCCAGCCAACTGCTGTGGCTCCCCTGGCAGAAACCCGGCGAGTACCTGGCGCATCAGTGGCTGGACAACGAACCGGGCATTCACTGGGCGCAGGTGCAGATGCAGAGCAGCACGGTCGGCATCAACCGTGTCCGCATCTACAACCCCACCAAGCAGGCCCGCGACCAGGACCCGACCGGCACATTCATCCGCCGCTGGGTGCCGGAGTTAAGCGATGTTCCCACCGATTTCATTCACGCGCCCTGGGAATGGAGTGGCGCGTCCCGCCTGAAGTACCCGGCCCCCATCGTGGACGCCGAGCGGGCCATGCGCGCGGCCAAAGCCAAGATCACCGCCGTCTGGCACACCGCCACGTTCCAAGCGGAAGCGCGGCGCATCTACACGCTGCATGGCAGCCGCAAGAAGGCGGTGATGCGGGCCGAGCGACTCGCCCGCGGGCTGCCGGAACGACCACGCCGCCCTGCCCCGAAACCTCGCCCAGTCTCTGTCCCTCGAACGGACACTCAGCCTAGGCTCTTTGACACGGTCAGCCCTGTGGCAGCGCCGATTGTGCCTGCACGCCTGCCGGTGTCGTGGCAGATCGCCCTGACGGACGCCTTCGCCGCCCCGTCGTTCCACCAGCTCAAAGACCTGCTGATTGCCGAGCGTGCGGCCCACACCATCTACCCACCGGCCCCCGACGTCTTCAACGCCCTGCGCCTCACACCGCTAGAGAACGTCAAAGTCCTGATCCTGGGGCAAGACCCGTATCACGGCACTGGTCAGGCACAGGGGCTGAGTTTCAGCGTGCCACCGGGAATCCGCGTGCCACCGAGTCTGCAGAACATCTACCGCGAACTCCAGACGGACCTGCCCGGGTTCACGCCCCCTCGGCACGGCGATCTGCGCGCCTGGGCGAGTCAGGGCGTCTTGCTGCTGAATGCCGTGCTGACCGTGCGGGCGGGTGCGCCCAACAGCCACGCGGGCCTCGGGTGGGAGCCGTTCACCGACGCGGTGATCCGAGCGGTCAATGCCAAGGCGGAACGGGTGGTGTTCATCCTGTGGGGCAACTACGCCCGCAAGAAGGCCAAGCTGGTGACCGGCCCACAACACCGCATCATCGAGAGTGCCCATCCCAGCCCGCTGAGTGCCACGCAGTTTCTGGGCACTCGACCGTTCTCAAGGGCAAATGCCGCCTTGATCGACGCAGGCGAACCACCGATTGACTGGCGGGTGCCGATCTCTTCCGAACGGCACCGTTGAACCGCCGTGCCCTGTCTTCTTTAGTCGTGACGTCGTTCCAGTCGGTGCTGGGGCAGATGTGACCAGCGGGAGCGGCAGACCTGCCAGTCGAAGCGCGTTCACCGTCACCGCCCGCCCGTTGATGCGGGCCTCTCCATACGCAATCAGCGCTGAGGCGTCCCGAAGCAGCTGCCGATGGGCTTCCCACAGATCCGGACTGATGATCAGCTGCA
This genomic window contains:
- a CDS encoding helix-turn-helix domain-containing protein, coding for MTAPTSPLRTLRLERGWTLRQLALQVQTSVACLSDLERGKGAHADVIVRLAQLYQVPPHVLFQTLPPGLAELVAHPDTDFSPAWIQTLCRLEFRRGHDLSAQAWWTLSETLRQSLP
- the ung gene encoding uracil-DNA glycosylase produces the protein MTAVDTHARRPHTPVQVVWFKKDLRVHDHQPLLEAAARGPVLPLYIYEPEQLNHPEFGGHHLHYLNQCLAELNDALGSLGSPLICRHGEAVQVLEALHHEVGAFTLWAHEETGNGVSDQRDRRVRAWCRARGLPFTETPQNGVVRRMVNRDGWADTWEARLGVPPLPSPDHLTPVDLPASGLLTHTDLAFAPNRKTIPQGGRHTAEATLASFLSARGVGYQAEMSSPLTAEDSCSRLSAPLAFGTLSLREVVQATRQRLAAVSGDRDADPRWVRSLRAFESRLHWHCHFIQRLESEPDMEFRPLNRAFDQLRPDWHQLRYDRWAAGQTGYPLQDACMRMLEATGWLNFRMRAMTISFASQLLWLPWQKPGEYLAHQWLDNEPGIHWAQVQMQSSTVGINRVRIYNPTKQARDQDPTGTFIRRWVPELSDVPTDFIHAPWEWSGASRLKYPAPIVDAERAMRAAKAKITAVWHTATFQAEARRIYTLHGSRKKAVMRAERLARGLPERPRRPAPKPRPVSVPRTDTQPRLFDTVSPVAAPIVPARLPVSWQIALTDAFAAPSFHQLKDLLIAERAAHTIYPPAPDVFNALRLTPLENVKVLILGQDPYHGTGQAQGLSFSVPPGIRVPPSLQNIYRELQTDLPGFTPPRHGDLRAWASQGVLLLNAVLTVRAGAPNSHAGLGWEPFTDAVIRAVNAKAERVVFILWGNYARKKAKLVTGPQHRIIESAHPSPLSATQFLGTRPFSRANAALIDAGEPPIDWRVPISSERHR